The genomic window ACATACCACAAACAGGTACCAAACACGACAACGAGAACTGCATATATAAAACTTAAAAAGGAAACCAAAccaatttttcaaaattgtttCTTTTATGTAGAATTTGCTTATAGTGGCTGTGAGGTTCTTATCTGCTGCTTCAAGCCGTCTGATGGATGCTGTGCAGAAATTTCCGGCTGCATCATATTAGCAGCTGCCATGGTCTGGTACTGTGACGGCATTGTGGGTGCCATAGGCTGAGAGTAGTATATTTGACCAGCATCAGCATATTCATAAGCATAATTGGCAGGGGCAGCAGAATTAGGGGCCATGGATTGGGATGGATGGTGGATCTGGGAGTAAGTCACATATTGCTGCTGATGCTGACCTGTAGGAACTTGTACAAATTGAGGGTTGCCTGCAGTTGCAGTTCTGTAAGCAGCTGCCGTCATTTCAGTTTTGGGTAGAGGAGAATTTCTGACGGGGGTGTAAGTTGCATTTTGTTGAACCAATGTAGTGGGGTTTGGAGGGTTTTGGGGTCTACTAGAAGAGATTGTTGGGGCAGATTCACCTATATTACTCTGCTGCACAGGAAGATTGTAAGCTTGTGGCTGTCTTGCAGGCACATAGTAAACCTGCTGATGGGGTTGTTGTTGTGAAGGATATACAGGATAGTATGTAGGAATTGCAGGGTTATGATGAATGTAGTGTCCACCGTGTATAaactgctgctgctgctgatgTTGAAATTGTTGTTGCTGCTGATGTTGAGGCTGATGTTGAggctgttgttgctgctgctggaGTTCAAATTGCTGTTGCAGTAAATATCCAGGGTCCTGTACATGTTGCTGCACCTGGATCCTACCATGTGAATCAGCCAAATTGAGTTTTGGATCCACAGGGTTGCTTAGAACCCTTGTAGTTCCAGGTTGAATCTGAATTTGCTCTTGATAGATAACAGGTGTTTGACGCGGCATTGCATTCGAAAGACTATTATCACTGCATAATCAAAAACAACCACCAACAACCTAATTCAAATATTGCTAAACCACACCATCCCAGATTTATAATAATCAAAGCAAATAACACAAGATACAAATTTACAAATTGAACAATTCTATCCTATATGTAAATAAACGTTACAAATAAGCTACATCACAATCCACAAGTATCAAATCGGGAAAgaacgaaaatagcaaattggaaagaaaagaaaacaaacctTGAAACTGAATCAGGAGAAGGCAAATCAGTACCACCACTTGACTTCTGTTGAAATTGAGGAGGTTGTTGTGACTGTGTCTGTGTTTGCGCTTGAGATTGTGCCTGAGATTGTGCTTGAGATTGTGCCTGAGATTGTGCTTGAACAATCTGTGGCTGAGGAGTTGGTGGTTTTCTATATCCTACAGCCACTCCATGATCCGATCTCTCGTCATCAGAGAAA from Trifolium pratense cultivar HEN17-A07 linkage group LG1, ARS_RC_1.1, whole genome shotgun sequence includes these protein-coding regions:
- the LOC123905770 gene encoding putative mediator of RNA polymerase II transcription subunit 12 translates to MEAQQQPPTPSTAPPLSSVAPPPPHLNYPESVDSSPRSRNTDSWDEPFPPASSKLRLMCSYGGHIVPRPHDKSLCYVGGDTRIVVVERATSLADLSTRLSKTFLNGRSFTLKYQLPNEDLDSLISVTTDEDLENMIDEYDRTNSSNSSLKPSRIRLFLFPTKPESAQSIPPQILDTSAKSDYWYRDALNGAGLLNRGYSDSASVNCLLGLDDDVAASNNIETGSREAPEGVSQPGSFGNGKNLKQDVHSVPDSPMLETSSSFGSTSSSPSLANLPPIRVHVEDGGSGGVRGQQQQLQQQQQDQKVLGIEEQFAQMGVVVGGVGQKQQDEGFAVMSSPPHPPVPTTLSVAAVGVPVVIGDYQNRVFSDDERSDHGVAVGYRKPPTPQPQIVQAQSQAQSQAQSQAQSQAQTQTQSQQPPQFQQKSSGGTDLPSPDSVSSDNSLSNAMPRQTPVIYQEQIQIQPGTTRVLSNPVDPKLNLADSHGRIQVQQHVQDPGYLLQQQFELQQQQQQPQHQPQHQQQQQFQHQQQQQFIHGGHYIHHNPAIPTYYPVYPSQQQPHQQVYYVPARQPQAYNLPVQQSNIGESAPTISSSRPQNPPNPTTLVQQNATYTPVRNSPLPKTEMTAAAYRTATAGNPQFVQVPTGQHQQQYVTYSQIHHPSQSMAPNSAAPANYAYEYADAGQIYYSQPMAPTMPSQYQTMAAANMMQPEISAQHPSDGLKQQIRTSQPL